One part of the Rutidosis leptorrhynchoides isolate AG116_Rl617_1_P2 chromosome 1, CSIRO_AGI_Rlap_v1, whole genome shotgun sequence genome encodes these proteins:
- the LOC139874303 gene encoding receptor-like serine/threonine-protein kinase At2g45590: MSTLQPTLPDFPTNSPPPAPPYNHRHHHGSTVLHSVLAGISLFVLFIICAVTYRKLSRKRTVPADLKSPPPPQKQLQQFSHTVLRRATSSFSAANRLGQGGFGSVYKGVLPCGKEIAVKLMNGSGSLQGEREFHNELSLSTRISSACSAHTPHSRNVISVLGFCSDQNRRRRRKMMIVYEYMQNGSLQDALLYRKCPQLMDWKIRFMILLDVAKGIEFLHFSCDPPIVHCDIKPSNVLLDSDFGAKIADFGLAKVLGLDESEIIESFMECGEEEEEEEDLETETELVNDNINKNHNGDSILEKKIENNGEYGEENRSVGEETESVVTGDVVLNVDVVSPESCCVTVMDADASPSDYLERTSVSDQISVESSNRRFLGKKKSSGGGIVGGSGRDWWWKQDSCGGDSGRVKDYVMEWIGSEIKKERPKKDWLANTDPVSSEIEAGSDNAQLKKQKKLETEKKKNRKPREWWKEEFCDELAKKKKKKKRGSNNGEMWWQRDEEFVPQKKKSKSSSKGSIDWWLDGLSGEFRHRRRNSQECASGEIPKSGGISSTPSMRGTVCYIAPEKCDGGQLSEKSDVYSYGVLLLVLVSGRRPLQVTASPMSEFERANLISWARQLARNGKLLDLVDPNMHSVYQEQVMLCITTALLCLQRSPVKRPTMREIVGMLSGEADPPHLPFEYSPSPPTNIPFKSRRKPR; encoded by the coding sequence ATGTCTACACTCCAACCGACTTTACCTGATTTTCCGACGAATTCGCCACCGCCGGCGCCACCTTACAACCACCGCCACCACCACGGATCAACCGTTTTACATTCGGTACTCGCCGGAATATCACTGTTCGTACTCTTCATAATTTGTGCAGTTACGTACAGAAAACTATCACGGAAACGCACGGTTCCTGCGGATCTGAAATCTCCACCGCCGCCGCAGAAACAGCTGCAACAGTTTTCACACACCGTTCTCCGGCGTGCAACGTCATCATTCTCTGCAGCTAATCGCCTGGGACAAGGAGGATTCGGTTCGGTATATAAAGGAGTGCTTCCGTGCGGTAAGGAAATCGCCGTTAAGCTAATGAACGGTTCCGGATCGTTGCAGGGAGAGCGTGAGTTTCATAATGAGTTATCGTTATCAACGCGCATCTCTAGCGCGTGTAGCGCACACACACCGCATTCTCGTAATGTGATTTCCGTTTTAGGTTTTTGTTCCGATCAGAACCGCCGGCGCCGGAGGAAAATGATGATTGTGTATGAGTATATGCAGAACGGTAGCTTACAAGACGCGTTGTTGTATCGTAAGTGTCCTCAACTTATGGATTGGAAAATAAGGTTTATGATTTTGTTAGATGTAGCTAAAGGAATTGAGTTTCTTCATTTTTCATGTGATCCGCCTATTGTGCATTGTGATATTAAGCCTTCTAATGTGTTATTAGACTCTGATTTCGGTGCGAAAATTGCTGATTTCGGTCTGGCAAAGGTCTTAGGGTTAGATGAGAGTGAAATTATTGAAAGTTTTATGGAAtgtggtgaagaagaagaagaagaagaggacctagaaacagaaacagaattagttaatgataacattaataaaaatcataatggTGATTCTATTCTTGAGAAGAAAATAGAGAATAATGGTGAATATGGAGAGGAAAACAGGTCAGTAGGTGAAGAGACTGAGAGTGTGGTGACAGGGGATGTTGTACTGAATGTTGATGTGGTGTCACCAGAAAGTTGTTGTGTTACAGTTATGGATGCTGATGCGTCGCCTTCTGATTATTTGGAAAGAACAAGTGTTTCTGATCAGATTAGTGTTGAAAGCAGTAACAGGAGATTTTTGGGGAAGAAAAAGAGTAGTGGTGGTGGAATTGTAGGCGGTTCTGGAAGAGATTGGTGGTGGAAACAGGACAGTTGTGGTGGAGATTCAGGTAGAGTGAAAGATTATGTAATGGAATGGATTGGAAGCGAGATAAAGAAAGAGAGGCCGAAGAAAGATTGGCTCGCCAATACAGATCCAGTATCGAGCGAGATTGAAGCTGGTAGTGACAATGCACAATTGAAAAAGCAGAAGAAATTGGaaacagagaagaagaagaataggaAGCCGAGAGAATGGTGGAAAGAAGAATTTTGTGATGAATTAgccaagaaaaagaagaagaaaaaaagaggAAGTAACAATGGAGAAATGTGGTGGCAACGAGATGAAGAATTTGTGCCACAGAAGAAAAAAAGTAAGAGTAGTAGTAAAGGAAGTATCGATTGGTGGTTAGACGGATTAAGTGGCGAGTTTAGACACCGGAGAAGAAATAGTCAAGAATGTGCTAGTGGTGAGATACCTAAAAGTGGTGGAATTAGTAGTACTCCAAGTATGAGAGGAACTGTTTGTTATATTGCCCCAGAGAAATGTGATGGTGGTCAGTTATCAGAAAAgagtgatgtatatagttatggcGTTTTGCTATTGGTTTTGGTTTCTGGACGAAGGCCGTTGCAAGTAACAGCCTCGCCCATGTCTGAATTCGAAAGGGCTAATTTGATTTCGTGGGCTAGGCAGTTAGCGCGTAATGGGAAGCTTTTAGATCTTGTTGATCCTAATATGCACTCAGTTTATCAAGAACAAGTAATGTTATGTATTACAACTGCTTTGCTATGTCTACAAAGATCGCCTGTTAAGCGGCCTACAATGAGAGAGATTGTTGGTATGTTATCAGGTGAGGCTGACCCGCCACATTTGCCTTTCGAGTATTCACCGTCACCGCCTACGAATATTCCGTTTAAGTCTCGGAGAAAACCCCGGTGA